A genome region from Geodermatophilus bullaregiensis includes the following:
- a CDS encoding amidohydrolase family protein, with amino-acid sequence MYTKDGEQYYVVDAHIALWDARPDNQRNIHGKQFIDCFYDYHRNLSPESEVWPYEEYLYQGGERLMRDVFADGIVDHAVFQPARLAEFYHRGFGQTEEAFALAQAHPDELTYNHYWDPRDGENGLEKLRADAERMHLKGVKLYTADWHGESRGWKLSDPMAYRYLEACRELGIRNIHVHKGPTIRPLDRDAFDVADVDHAATDFPDLTFVVEHCGLPRLEDFCWIATQEPNVVAGLAVAIPFIHTRPRYFAQIMGELVYWLGEDRILFSSDYALWTPKWLVERFVDFQIPEDMTEYAPLSTEVKKKVLGLNAARLYDLEVPAHLRLPEADETQTGPREPAAADLASV; translated from the coding sequence ATGTACACCAAGGACGGCGAGCAGTACTACGTCGTGGACGCCCACATCGCGCTGTGGGACGCCCGCCCGGACAACCAGCGCAACATCCACGGCAAGCAGTTCATCGACTGCTTCTACGACTACCACCGCAACCTCAGCCCGGAGTCCGAGGTGTGGCCCTACGAGGAGTACCTCTACCAGGGCGGCGAGCGGCTGATGCGCGACGTGTTCGCCGACGGGATCGTCGACCACGCGGTCTTCCAGCCGGCGCGGCTCGCGGAGTTCTACCACCGCGGCTTCGGCCAGACCGAGGAGGCGTTCGCCCTCGCGCAGGCCCACCCGGACGAGCTGACCTACAACCACTACTGGGACCCGCGCGACGGCGAGAACGGCCTGGAGAAGCTCCGCGCCGACGCCGAGCGCATGCACCTGAAGGGCGTGAAGCTCTACACCGCCGACTGGCACGGCGAGTCCCGCGGTTGGAAGCTGTCCGACCCCATGGCCTACCGGTACCTCGAGGCCTGCCGCGAGCTGGGCATCCGCAACATCCACGTCCACAAGGGCCCGACCATCCGGCCGCTGGACCGCGACGCCTTCGACGTCGCCGACGTCGACCACGCGGCCACCGACTTCCCCGACCTGACGTTCGTGGTGGAGCACTGCGGCCTGCCGCGCCTGGAGGACTTCTGCTGGATCGCCACCCAGGAGCCCAACGTGGTCGCGGGCCTGGCCGTCGCGATCCCGTTCATCCACACCCGGCCGCGGTACTTCGCGCAGATCATGGGCGAGCTCGTCTACTGGCTGGGGGAGGACCGCATCCTCTTCTCCAGCGACTACGCGCTGTGGACGCCCAAGTGGCTGGTCGAGCGGTTCGTCGACTTCCAGATCCCCGAGGACATGACCGAGTACGCGCCGCTGAGCACCGAGGTGAAGAAGAAGGTGCTCGGGCTCAACGCCGCCCGGCTCTACGACCTCGAGGTGCCCGCGCACCTGCGGCTGCCCGAGGCCGACGAGACGCAGACCGGCCCGCGCGAGCCCGCGGCCGCCGACCTCGCGTCGGTCTGA
- a CDS encoding NAD(P)-dependent alcohol dehydrogenase: MKAVRVHDYHADPRIDDIPEPQLRGPFDVIVKVGGAGVCRTDLHILEGQWADLQNPDLPYVIGHENAGWVHQVGEGVTNVAVGDTVILHPQPSCGLCTPCRAGRDMQCENAFFPGLSNDDGGMAEYLRTTARACVKLDPSTDPADVAALADAGITAYHAVRKALPLLHPGTTAVVQGAGGLGHIGVQCLAALSGTRVVVVDRNPDALELARQIGADETVVADGDQVQAVQDLTGGGADVVFDFVAEQGAEMDGWRMTGPAGSYYVIGYGGELRIPTLDLVAGEKNVVGNIVGTYTDLAELMVLAQAGKVTLHTQQYPLDRAVDALGDLDAGKVRGRAILVP, encoded by the coding sequence GTGAAGGCCGTCCGCGTGCACGACTACCACGCCGACCCCAGGATCGACGACATCCCCGAACCGCAGCTCCGGGGTCCCTTCGACGTCATCGTCAAGGTCGGCGGCGCCGGGGTCTGCCGGACCGACCTGCACATCCTCGAGGGCCAGTGGGCCGACCTGCAGAACCCGGACCTGCCCTACGTGATCGGGCACGAGAACGCCGGGTGGGTGCACCAGGTCGGGGAGGGGGTCACCAACGTCGCCGTCGGTGACACCGTGATCCTGCACCCCCAGCCCAGCTGCGGCCTGTGCACGCCCTGCCGCGCCGGCCGGGACATGCAGTGCGAGAACGCCTTCTTCCCCGGGTTGTCCAACGACGACGGCGGCATGGCCGAGTACCTGCGCACCACCGCCCGCGCCTGCGTGAAGCTCGACCCGTCGACCGACCCCGCCGACGTCGCCGCCCTCGCCGACGCCGGCATCACCGCCTACCACGCCGTGCGCAAGGCCCTGCCGCTGCTGCACCCGGGCACGACGGCGGTCGTGCAGGGCGCCGGGGGGCTCGGCCACATCGGCGTCCAGTGCCTGGCCGCCCTGTCGGGCACCCGGGTCGTCGTCGTCGACCGCAACCCCGACGCCCTGGAGCTCGCCCGGCAGATCGGGGCGGACGAGACCGTGGTCGCCGACGGTGACCAGGTGCAGGCGGTCCAGGACCTGACCGGCGGGGGCGCGGACGTCGTCTTCGACTTCGTCGCCGAGCAGGGCGCGGAGATGGACGGCTGGCGCATGACCGGCCCGGCCGGCTCGTACTACGTCATCGGGTACGGCGGCGAGCTCCGGATCCCGACGCTGGACCTCGTCGCCGGCGAGAAGAACGTCGTCGGCAACATCGTCGGCACCTACACCGACCTGGCCGAGCTGATGGTGCTCGCGCAGGCCGGGAAGGTCACCCTGCACACCCAGCAGTACCCGCTGGACAGGGCCGTCGACGCGCTCGGCGACCTCGATGCCGGGAAGGTCCGGGGGCGCGCCATCCTCGTCCCCTGA
- a CDS encoding MFS transporter: MLSRLPSRVRTPVASAPPSLSRLRTAVAVLFGLDGFVFGSWAARVPDVGAVTGAGHTALGVALLCLSLGALACMQVTGGVCARLGTGRTAAVAGVAVSAVAVLPGLVSTVPALCAALFVFGAATGAVNVAANSAGVQVEARVGRPLLSGLHAAFSAGGLLGALVGGLASTVAGVGAHLALVTVAGLAVMAWVGPVLVRADAGRPAAGPSSASAQEPAGPRPTAVLVVLGGIAGATAYGEGALSDWGALHLREQVQATPVLAAAGYAGFSSAMALGRLAGGRLVAALGTRRLLVGGALLAAAGALAAVTTTSLPVALTGFVLVGLGLANVFPLAIARAGALGGPSGVALSTTVGYTGLLGGPPVIGFLAEHAGLPTALGSVAVMALLAAVLVLGIEDDALRRPALPRRPAWLEPVRFGMRPVAVALRPATTRVRAGTGGYLRDLRLLEVG, translated from the coding sequence ATGCTCTCTCGTCTGCCCTCCCGTGTCCGGACGCCCGTCGCGTCCGCGCCCCCCTCGCTGTCCCGGCTGCGGACCGCCGTCGCCGTCCTCTTCGGACTGGACGGCTTCGTCTTCGGCAGCTGGGCGGCCCGCGTCCCCGACGTCGGTGCCGTCACCGGCGCCGGGCACACCGCCCTGGGCGTCGCGCTGCTGTGCCTGTCGCTCGGTGCGCTGGCCTGCATGCAGGTCACCGGGGGCGTCTGCGCCCGGCTCGGCACCGGCCGCACCGCCGCGGTCGCCGGCGTCGCCGTCAGCGCCGTCGCGGTGCTGCCGGGCCTGGTGTCGACGGTGCCCGCGCTGTGCGCCGCCCTGTTCGTCTTCGGCGCCGCCACCGGGGCGGTGAACGTCGCGGCCAACAGCGCCGGCGTCCAGGTGGAGGCGCGGGTGGGGCGGCCGCTGCTGTCCGGGCTGCACGCGGCCTTCAGCGCCGGCGGGCTGCTCGGCGCGCTGGTCGGCGGCCTGGCCTCGACGGTCGCCGGGGTCGGCGCGCACCTCGCGCTCGTCACCGTGGCCGGCCTCGCCGTCATGGCCTGGGTCGGCCCGGTGCTGGTGCGGGCCGACGCCGGCCGGCCGGCAGCCGGACCGTCGTCCGCGTCCGCGCAGGAGCCGGCGGGTCCCCGGCCCACCGCCGTCCTCGTGGTCCTCGGCGGCATCGCCGGGGCGACCGCCTACGGCGAGGGCGCCCTGTCGGACTGGGGCGCGCTGCACCTGCGCGAGCAGGTGCAGGCCACGCCGGTGCTGGCCGCCGCGGGCTACGCCGGGTTCTCCTCGGCGATGGCGCTGGGCCGGCTGGCCGGTGGCCGGCTCGTCGCGGCGCTGGGGACGCGGCGGCTGCTGGTTGGCGGGGCGCTGCTGGCCGCCGCCGGTGCCCTGGCCGCCGTGACGACGACGTCGCTGCCGGTCGCGCTCACCGGCTTCGTGCTCGTCGGTCTCGGGCTGGCCAACGTCTTCCCGCTGGCCATCGCCCGGGCCGGGGCGCTCGGCGGGCCCTCCGGCGTGGCCCTGTCGACCACGGTCGGCTACACCGGCCTGCTCGGCGGCCCGCCGGTCATCGGCTTCCTCGCCGAGCACGCCGGCCTGCCCACCGCGCTGGGCTCGGTCGCGGTGATGGCGCTGCTGGCCGCCGTGCTGGTGCTCGGCATCGAGGACGACGCGCTGCGCCGGCCCGCCCTGCCGCGGCGGCCGGCGTGGCTGGAGCCGGTGCGCTTCGGGATGCGGCCGGTGGCCGTCGCGCTGCGGCCGGCCACGACCCGGGTGCGGGCCGGCACCGGCGGCTACCTGCGGGACCTGCGCCTGCTCGAGGTCGGCTGA
- a CDS encoding metal-sulfur cluster assembly factor, with translation MTAVLPDLRSEVRAALGTVVDPELDEPITDLGFVRSVAVDGDAVEVHLRLPTSFCAPNFAWLMVSDASDAVTAVPGVGRVVVELDDHSDSDLINAGLAAGAGYRGTFGSEAEESLDALRATFLRKGHTAAMERAVSALLRSAPDTDVAALTLGDLPPGEHTTDALLRRRAALGLPVDAAAPVLVLDDGTRPDPAQAPMVLRRARSVRISVDGNAHFCRGLLTTRYPGSEADQAPRPEDRPLLPLTVSKGTRP, from the coding sequence ATGACCGCCGTCCTGCCGGACCTGCGCAGCGAGGTGCGCGCGGCGCTGGGCACCGTCGTCGACCCCGAGCTCGACGAGCCGATCACCGACCTCGGCTTCGTCCGCTCGGTGGCCGTCGACGGCGACGCGGTGGAGGTGCACCTGCGCCTGCCCACGTCGTTCTGCGCGCCGAACTTCGCCTGGCTGATGGTCTCCGACGCCTCCGACGCGGTGACCGCCGTCCCGGGGGTGGGCCGCGTGGTGGTCGAGCTCGACGACCACTCCGACTCCGACCTCATCAACGCCGGTCTCGCCGCCGGGGCCGGCTACCGCGGCACCTTCGGCTCCGAGGCGGAGGAGTCCCTCGACGCGCTGCGGGCGACCTTCCTCCGCAAGGGCCACACCGCCGCGATGGAGCGGGCGGTGAGCGCGCTGCTGCGGTCCGCCCCGGACACCGACGTCGCCGCGCTCACCCTCGGCGACCTCCCGCCGGGGGAGCACACCACCGACGCGCTGCTGCGCCGCCGCGCCGCCCTCGGGCTGCCGGTCGACGCCGCCGCACCCGTGCTCGTGCTCGACGACGGCACCCGCCCCGACCCCGCCCAGGCGCCGATGGTGCTGCGCCGGGCCCGGTCGGTGCGCATCTCCGTCGACGGCAACGCGCACTTCTGCCGCGGGCTGCTCACCACCCGCTACCCCGGGTCGGAGGCCGACCAGGCGCCCCGCCCCGAGGACCGACCGCTGCTCCCGCTCACCGTCTCGAAGGGAACCCGCCCGTGA
- a CDS encoding helix-turn-helix domain-containing protein → MDPDRDDLPVPRGPLADPALAGRAAAPRLRASWQRSQGYGVPPDEVIPVFTGSPDTGSLLYECAHRVLTDLQSAIANEPVSLMVADAEGLVLARLGDDPGIRRSLDRVHLAPGFTYSERNAGTNGLGLSLADRAPSLVRAGDHYCTDLRGYTCAAAPVLEPVTGELAGSINLTTWSDASSDLLLGLAQTAASATSALMLVRAGGRTVRPAPRGEVFSVVRGSVAADDGDPCVSAGWLAAVGEASAAVADGRVLAVVGEPGAGKATLAALARRRLPGRQRLLHARAPEDGDVAAWLELWTPELRDPGTCVIVSGSAHLPAWAAGDLAQTLAAARRAGRPQPFVLTAPEFTVLPDPLARLVEAVTEVPPLRARTDDVLPLARWVARQERHRAVDLTPRAARALEACAWPGNVRQLRRVVRDAAARADVVDVHHLAPEVLDGGTRPLSRLERLERDEIVRCLTEPGTTMTRVAEELGIGRATLYRKIAQYKIAVPPRSG, encoded by the coding sequence GTGGACCCGGACCGGGACGACCTGCCGGTGCCCCGCGGCCCGCTCGCCGACCCCGCCCTGGCCGGCCGGGCGGCGGCTCCGCGGCTGCGCGCGTCGTGGCAGCGCAGCCAGGGCTACGGCGTACCGCCGGACGAGGTCATCCCGGTCTTCACCGGCTCCCCCGACACCGGCTCGCTGCTGTACGAGTGCGCGCACCGCGTCCTCACCGACCTGCAGTCGGCGATCGCCAACGAGCCGGTCAGCCTGATGGTCGCCGACGCCGAGGGGCTCGTGCTGGCCCGGCTCGGCGACGACCCCGGCATCCGGCGGTCGCTGGACCGGGTGCACCTCGCGCCGGGGTTCACCTACAGCGAGCGCAACGCCGGCACCAACGGGCTGGGCCTGTCGCTGGCCGACCGGGCGCCCTCCCTGGTGCGGGCCGGCGACCACTACTGCACCGACCTGCGCGGCTACACGTGCGCCGCGGCCCCGGTGCTCGAGCCGGTCACCGGCGAGCTGGCCGGCAGCATCAACCTGACCACCTGGTCGGACGCCTCGTCGGACCTGCTGCTGGGCCTGGCCCAGACGGCGGCGTCCGCCACGAGCGCGCTCATGCTCGTGCGCGCCGGCGGCCGCACGGTCCGTCCGGCGCCCCGCGGCGAGGTCTTCTCCGTCGTCCGGGGCTCGGTGGCCGCTGACGACGGCGACCCGTGCGTCTCGGCGGGCTGGCTCGCCGCGGTCGGCGAGGCGTCGGCGGCGGTCGCCGACGGGCGGGTGCTGGCCGTGGTGGGCGAGCCCGGCGCGGGCAAGGCGACGCTGGCCGCCCTGGCGCGGCGGCGGCTGCCCGGGCGGCAGCGGTTGCTGCACGCCCGCGCGCCGGAGGACGGGGACGTGGCGGCGTGGCTGGAGCTGTGGACGCCGGAGCTGCGCGACCCCGGCACCTGCGTGATCGTCTCCGGGTCGGCGCACCTGCCCGCCTGGGCCGCCGGCGACCTGGCGCAGACCCTCGCCGCCGCCCGCCGCGCGGGCCGGCCGCAGCCCTTCGTGCTGACCGCCCCGGAGTTCACCGTGCTGCCCGACCCGCTCGCCCGCCTGGTCGAGGCGGTCACCGAGGTCCCGCCGCTGCGCGCACGCACCGACGACGTGCTGCCCCTGGCGCGGTGGGTCGCCCGCCAGGAGCGCCACCGGGCGGTCGACCTGACGCCGCGCGCCGCGCGGGCGCTGGAGGCCTGCGCGTGGCCGGGCAACGTCCGGCAGCTGCGCCGCGTCGTCCGCGACGCCGCGGCGCGCGCCGACGTCGTCGACGTCCACCACCTGGCACCGGAGGTGCTCGACGGCGGCACCCGGCCGCTGTCGCGGCTGGAGCGGCTCGAGCGCGACGAGATCGTGCGGTGCCTGACCGAGCCCGGCACCACGATGACCCGCGTCGCCGAGGAGCTCGGCATCGGCCGCGCGACGCTCTACCGCAAGATCGCCCAGTACAAGATCGCGGTGCCGCCCCGGTCCGGGTGA
- a CDS encoding CopD family protein translates to MTAPARTPSPPAGTADGTALPRTGSPDRDLPASGLPDHDRPRRVPGGALVAAGLGLAAVLVLAVAVGGGARSGSGTPGLGSAGPFVEWGLPVTRLAGRIAGLGTVGTLLFAAVLRPGVRGVLPAASRRAARAASAWALAWAAATAAGAVLTVSELLGVGPLALPASAVGVFVTDVATGRAALVSAGVAVLVALLARRCTRAPAAGALLAAALVGLVVPVVLAGHSATADDHVPAVTTLGVHVVTAAVWVGGLAALLAYGRRRDDLVPAAARFSAVALACFVLTGASGLLAAWLVLGGDPGGLRAVPGTGYGRLLLAKTAALLALGVLGALHRRVTLRSLRAGRPGGFRRFAAVEVGVMLGTVALAVALSAAPPPPGGTPATGGPAAADAQPGPPGQPAPAAPDPMAGHDHGELSVTVLIDEERFHVSAPVAPGTRVTVHNAGTTEVTVTAADGSFDVVVPGRALLTFPAPERPGEYAFTSRHSAAFADVLVVR, encoded by the coding sequence GTGACCGCCCCGGCCCGGACGCCGTCGCCCCCGGCGGGGACGGCGGACGGCACCGCCCTGCCGCGCACCGGCTCGCCGGACCGCGACCTCCCCGCCTCCGGCCTCCCGGACCACGACCGCCCGCGCCGCGTGCCGGGGGGCGCGCTCGTGGCGGCCGGGCTCGGGCTGGCCGCCGTCCTGGTGCTGGCCGTCGCGGTGGGCGGCGGCGCCCGGTCCGGCTCGGGCACCCCGGGGCTCGGCTCGGCCGGACCGTTCGTCGAGTGGGGCCTGCCGGTCACCCGCCTGGCGGGCCGGATCGCGGGGCTGGGCACGGTCGGCACGCTGCTGTTCGCCGCCGTCCTGCGCCCCGGCGTGCGGGGGGTCCTCCCCGCCGCGTCCCGGCGCGCGGCCCGGGCGGCCTCGGCGTGGGCACTGGCCTGGGCCGCGGCCACGGCGGCCGGCGCGGTGCTCACCGTGAGCGAGCTGCTCGGCGTCGGGCCGCTCGCGCTGCCCGCCTCGGCGGTCGGCGTCTTCGTCACCGACGTGGCCACCGGCCGGGCCGCGCTGGTGTCCGCGGGGGTCGCCGTGCTGGTGGCGCTGCTCGCCCGGCGGTGCACCCGCGCGCCGGCGGCCGGCGCGCTGCTCGCAGCGGCACTGGTGGGCCTGGTCGTCCCCGTCGTCCTCGCCGGCCACTCCGCCACGGCCGACGACCACGTGCCGGCCGTGACCACCCTGGGCGTGCACGTGGTCACCGCGGCGGTCTGGGTCGGCGGGCTGGCCGCCCTCCTGGCGTACGGCCGGCGCCGCGACGACCTGGTCCCCGCGGCGGCCCGCTTCAGCGCGGTGGCGCTGGCGTGCTTCGTGCTCACCGGCGCCTCGGGGCTGCTGGCGGCGTGGCTGGTGCTCGGCGGGGACCCCGGCGGGCTGCGCGCCGTCCCCGGCACCGGCTACGGCCGGCTCCTGCTGGCCAAGACGGCGGCGCTGCTCGCCCTCGGTGTCCTCGGGGCGCTGCACCGCCGGGTCACGCTGCGGTCCCTGCGGGCCGGCCGGCCCGGGGGCTTCCGGCGGTTCGCGGCCGTGGAGGTGGGCGTGATGCTGGGGACGGTCGCCCTCGCCGTCGCGCTCTCCGCCGCGCCGCCGCCCCCGGGCGGCACCCCGGCCACGGGCGGTCCCGCCGCAGCGGACGCGCAGCCGGGCCCGCCCGGGCAGCCGGCGCCGGCGGCGCCCGACCCGATGGCCGGTCACGACCACGGGGAGCTCTCGGTCACCGTGCTCATCGACGAGGAGCGCTTCCACGTCTCCGCACCGGTGGCGCCGGGCACCCGGGTCACCGTGCACAACGCGGGCACGACCGAGGTCACCGTCACCGCGGCCGACGGCAGCTTCGACGTCGTCGTCCCCGGGCGGGCGCTGCTCACCTTCCCGGCTCCGGAACGGCCCGGCGAGTACGCGTTCACCAGCCGCCACTCGGCCGCGTTCGCCGACGTCCTCGTCGTCCGCTGA
- a CDS encoding copper resistance CopC family protein: MDLEANRDRPRPRTPVMSRPRSTPPAPAARRRTAGSLATVAAATLVLLGAGVPAAAAHDELVGTVPAQDATVPAPPGLVELELSAPAQALGTRVLVTGPDGTPVSEGPAELRDTTVGQPLAADLPAGTYRVEWRVTSSDGHPLDGTFSFTVTGSTAAGGTAAADATPPAAPAPGGTVAEPPAAVPAEAAAPEDAAAVSPAALAVGAGLLVAAGALGARLLRRRS; this comes from the coding sequence GTGGACCTCGAGGCGAACCGGGACCGTCCCCGGCCGCGAACGCCGGTCATGTCCCGTCCCCGGTCCACGCCACCCGCGCCCGCCGCCCGCCGACGGACGGCGGGGTCCCTGGCCACCGTCGCCGCCGCCACCCTCGTGCTACTGGGCGCCGGCGTGCCCGCGGCCGCCGCGCACGACGAGCTCGTCGGCACGGTCCCGGCGCAGGACGCGACCGTGCCGGCCCCGCCCGGGCTCGTCGAGCTCGAGCTGAGCGCGCCGGCGCAGGCCCTGGGCACCCGGGTGCTGGTCACCGGCCCGGACGGCACCCCGGTGTCGGAGGGGCCGGCCGAGCTGCGGGACACGACGGTCGGCCAGCCCCTGGCGGCGGACCTCCCGGCCGGGACCTACCGCGTCGAGTGGCGGGTGACCTCCTCCGACGGGCACCCGCTCGACGGCACGTTCTCCTTCACCGTCACCGGGAGCACGGCCGCCGGTGGGACGGCCGCCGCGGATGCGACACCGCCGGCGGCGCCCGCTCCCGGCGGAACCGTCGCGGAGCCGCCGGCCGCCGTCCCCGCCGAGGCGGCCGCGCCCGAGGACGCCGCGGCGGTGTCCCCCGCCGCCCTGGCGGTGGGCGCGGGCCTGCTGGTCGCCGCCGGGGCCCTGGGCGCCCGCCTGCTGCGCCGGCGGTCGTGA
- a CDS encoding amino acid permease has translation MSTPERRSVWRRMPVEQMDEIEKDSGAGALAKSLGLWQLTAIGVGGIIGVGIFSLAGLVAAGDADNPGVGPAVLIAFLIAGLASAAAAVSYAEFAGMIPRAGSAYTYGYVALGEIIGWFIGWDLLLEYIAIVAVVAIGISGYLEAFLDGFGLSLPTAVTASAEEGGIVNIPAILICLLVTFILSRGTKAFGRFELVAVAIKIVLILFIIGLGVFYINAGNYDPFMPAGFGPVLTGAATVFFAVFGYDAMSTAAEEAEDGKKHMPKAIVLSLIIAMTLYVAATLVLTGMQNYRDIDPTAGFASAFTSVGLPVIASIISVFAVLSILTVMLTFLLGVTRVWFSMSRDGLLPPWFAQVDRTGTPQRVTWIAGVASALLAGVFPIRAVADLTNIGILSAFIVVCAAVILFRYTRPDTPRSFRLPFMPFVPAFGVLSSLFLIWQLPWETWARFGVWLLIGLVIYFAYGRKHSLLNPDSPHHRRAPTQTP, from the coding sequence ATGAGCACTCCGGAACGGCGGTCCGTCTGGCGGCGCATGCCGGTCGAGCAGATGGACGAGATCGAGAAGGACAGCGGCGCCGGTGCGCTCGCCAAGAGCCTCGGGCTCTGGCAGCTGACCGCGATCGGTGTCGGCGGCATCATCGGCGTCGGGATCTTCTCCCTCGCCGGGTTGGTGGCCGCCGGTGACGCGGACAACCCCGGCGTCGGGCCGGCCGTGCTGATCGCCTTCCTCATCGCCGGTCTGGCGTCGGCGGCCGCGGCGGTCTCCTACGCCGAGTTCGCCGGCATGATCCCGCGGGCCGGCTCCGCCTACACCTACGGGTACGTCGCCCTCGGCGAGATCATCGGCTGGTTCATCGGCTGGGACCTGCTGCTGGAGTACATCGCCATCGTGGCCGTCGTGGCGATCGGCATCTCGGGCTACCTCGAGGCGTTCCTCGACGGCTTCGGCCTCAGCCTGCCGACCGCGGTCACCGCGTCCGCCGAGGAGGGCGGGATCGTCAACATCCCGGCCATCCTGATCTGCCTGCTCGTGACCTTCATCCTCAGCCGCGGCACCAAGGCCTTCGGCCGCTTCGAGCTCGTGGCCGTGGCCATCAAGATCGTGCTGATCCTGTTCATCATCGGGCTGGGCGTCTTCTACATCAACGCCGGGAACTACGACCCGTTCATGCCCGCCGGGTTCGGTCCGGTGCTCACCGGCGCGGCCACGGTCTTCTTCGCGGTCTTCGGCTACGACGCCATGAGCACCGCCGCCGAGGAGGCCGAGGACGGCAAGAAGCACATGCCCAAGGCGATCGTCCTGTCGCTGATCATCGCGATGACGCTGTACGTGGCCGCCACCCTGGTGCTGACCGGGATGCAGAACTACCGGGACATCGACCCGACCGCCGGCTTCGCCTCGGCCTTCACCAGCGTCGGCCTGCCGGTGATCGCCAGCATCATCTCGGTCTTCGCCGTGCTGTCGATCCTGACCGTGATGCTGACCTTCCTGCTCGGCGTCACCCGCGTCTGGTTCTCCATGAGCCGCGACGGGCTGCTGCCGCCGTGGTTCGCCCAGGTGGACCGGACCGGCACCCCGCAGCGGGTGACCTGGATCGCCGGGGTGGCCTCCGCCCTGCTCGCCGGCGTCTTCCCGATCCGCGCCGTCGCGGACCTGACCAACATCGGCATCCTGTCCGCGTTCATCGTCGTCTGCGCCGCGGTCATCCTGTTCCGCTACACCCGGCCCGACACCCCCCGCTCCTTCCGCCTGCCCTTCATGCCCTTCGTCCCCGCGTTCGGGGTGCTGTCGTCGCTGTTCCTGATCTGGCAGCTGCCCTGGGAGACCTGGGCGCGCTTCGGCGTCTGGCTCCTCATCGGGTTGGTCATCTACTTCGCCTACGGCCGCAAGCACTCGCTGTTGAACCCGGACAGCCCGCACCACCGGCGCGCGCCGACGCAGACCCCCTGA
- a CDS encoding cupredoxin domain-containing protein: MANDGRAGHDLVVEDAGGSEVAATEVLAPGGAGTLEVTLEPGEYAFSCSVGDHRGMGMELLVTVVRRRGARLRRGTGRRSRPRPAGRLARRGQPTSSRRRSRR, from the coding sequence GTGGCCAACGACGGCCGGGCGGGCCACGACCTGGTCGTCGAGGACGCCGGCGGCAGCGAGGTCGCGGCCACCGAGGTCCTCGCGCCCGGTGGGGCGGGCACCCTCGAGGTGACCCTGGAGCCGGGCGAGTACGCCTTCTCCTGCTCGGTCGGCGACCACCGCGGGATGGGCATGGAGCTCCTCGTCACGGTCGTCCGACGGCGCGGGGCGAGGCTCCGGCGAGGGACCGGACGCCGGTCACGCCCGCGCCCTGCTGGCCGCCTCGCCCGGCGGGGTCAGCCGACCTCGAGCAGGCGCAGGTCCCGCAGGTAG
- a CDS encoding class F sortase: MTEQTRRPPRRAWTALAAALAVVGAVAVVIAVTGQRSAPTPPAPSGAAGTTTSTAPREAGPPPGTDTAPGPGTAGGTGAAADAAPAAAPVSLAIPSIGVTSDLQRLGLNDDGTVEVPPLGADDRAGWYDRGPAPGAVGPAVLLGHVDSAEHGPGVFFDLGALRPGEEVTVAREDGTVAVFAVDRVERHPKDDFPTIEVYGNTDDAQLRLITCGGDFDSSARSYEDNVIAFATLVTTRPA; this comes from the coding sequence GTGACCGAGCAGACCCGCCGCCCCCCGCGCCGCGCCTGGACCGCCCTGGCCGCCGCGCTCGCCGTCGTCGGCGCCGTGGCCGTGGTCATCGCGGTCACCGGGCAGCGGAGCGCACCCACGCCGCCCGCCCCGTCCGGGGCCGCCGGCACGACCACCAGCACGGCGCCGCGGGAGGCCGGCCCCCCGCCCGGGACCGACACCGCGCCCGGTCCGGGGACCGCTGGCGGCACGGGGGCGGCCGCGGACGCGGCGCCGGCCGCCGCGCCGGTGTCGCTGGCGATCCCCTCCATCGGCGTGACCAGCGACCTGCAGCGGCTGGGGCTCAACGACGACGGCACCGTCGAGGTCCCGCCGCTCGGTGCCGACGACCGGGCGGGCTGGTACGACCGCGGCCCCGCGCCGGGTGCGGTCGGTCCCGCGGTCCTGCTCGGCCACGTCGACTCCGCCGAGCACGGGCCCGGCGTCTTCTTCGACCTCGGTGCGCTCCGGCCGGGCGAGGAGGTCACCGTCGCGCGGGAGGACGGCACGGTCGCGGTGTTCGCCGTCGACCGCGTCGAGCGGCACCCCAAGGACGACTTCCCGACCATCGAGGTCTACGGCAACACCGACGACGCCCAGCTGCGGCTGATCACCTGCGGCGGGGACTTCGACTCCTCGGCCCGCAGCTACGAGGACAACGTGATCGCCTTCGCCACGCTGGTGACCACCCGTCCGGCCTGA